A part of Gramella sp. MAR_2010_147 genomic DNA contains:
- a CDS encoding ATP-binding cassette domain-containing protein produces the protein MIQVKDLHKGFNDQEVLKGIDYTFERGKTNLIIGQSGSGKSVFLKCMLGLFKVDKGTIEYDGKPYSTFSDEEQRELRTEMGMLFQGGALFDSMTVEENVMFPLRMFTRQRKKEMLTRVHEVLERVNLDGTGAKMPSEISGGMQKRVAIARAIVNKPKYLFCDEPNSGLDPQTATVIDNLIQELTHENDITTVVITHDMNSVLEIGERIAFLKDGELAWKGTKEEIFRTDDQTVTDFVYSSNLFQKVRKAQLKGL, from the coding sequence ATGATACAGGTAAAAGATTTACATAAAGGTTTTAACGATCAGGAAGTGCTGAAAGGAATAGACTATACCTTTGAAAGAGGGAAAACCAATTTGATCATCGGGCAGTCTGGATCTGGTAAAAGTGTTTTCCTGAAATGCATGCTGGGACTTTTTAAAGTTGATAAAGGCACTATTGAATATGACGGCAAACCTTATTCAACATTTTCAGATGAAGAACAACGCGAGCTAAGAACAGAAATGGGAATGCTTTTTCAGGGAGGCGCCTTATTTGATTCTATGACTGTGGAGGAAAATGTGATGTTTCCTTTAAGAATGTTTACCAGACAACGAAAAAAAGAAATGCTCACCAGGGTTCACGAAGTACTGGAACGTGTTAATTTAGATGGGACGGGAGCCAAAATGCCTTCAGAAATCAGTGGTGGAATGCAAAAAAGGGTTGCCATTGCCAGAGCGATTGTAAATAAGCCTAAATATTTATTTTGCGATGAACCTAATTCAGGCCTGGATCCGCAAACGGCCACTGTAATAGATAATTTAATTCAGGAACTTACCCATGAAAATGATATCACTACTGTTGTGATTACCCACGATATGAATTCAGTTCTAGAAATTGGGGAACGTATTGCATTTCTTAAAGATGGAGAATTAGCCTGGAAAGGTACTAAAGAAGAAATTTTCAGGACTGATGACCAGACGGTAACCGATTTTGTTTACTCTTCCAATCTTTTCCAAAAAGTTAGAAAAGCCCAATTAAAAGGTTTATAG
- a CDS encoding glycosyltransferase family A protein: MKIYIIIPAHNEASFIGQTLQSLADQSLKPDKIVVVDDSSKDNTSEIVEKFASKYPFIELVKNSSSNEHAPGSKVINAFYKGYYKLDDNFDVICKFDADLIFPESYLEKISAYFENDNLAGIVGGFCSIQQKNKWIPENLTGKDHIRGALKAYRKHCFIQIGELKPAMGWDTADELLARFHGWKVVTDDSLLVKHLRPTGMNYFEHSGRKQGEAFYRLRYGTLLSLIASAKLAAMKMNPFAFLHYISGYFTAKNKKRPFLVSEEEGRFIRKLRWANIRKKFA; encoded by the coding sequence TTGAAGATCTATATTATCATTCCTGCTCATAATGAAGCCAGTTTTATAGGCCAAACGCTTCAGTCTCTGGCAGATCAAAGCCTTAAGCCGGATAAAATAGTAGTGGTTGATGATAGTTCTAAAGACAACACTTCTGAAATTGTTGAAAAGTTCGCCTCAAAATATCCATTCATCGAACTAGTTAAAAACAGTTCTTCCAACGAACATGCTCCGGGCAGTAAAGTGATAAATGCTTTTTATAAAGGCTATTATAAATTAGATGATAATTTTGACGTGATCTGTAAATTTGATGCAGATCTTATTTTTCCTGAGAGTTATCTGGAAAAGATTTCAGCATATTTTGAAAATGATAATCTGGCCGGGATAGTAGGTGGTTTTTGCAGCATTCAGCAAAAAAATAAATGGATTCCGGAAAACCTTACCGGGAAAGATCACATTCGCGGAGCCCTTAAAGCATATAGAAAACATTGTTTTATCCAGATAGGCGAATTAAAACCTGCGATGGGATGGGATACTGCAGATGAACTACTGGCTCGCTTTCATGGCTGGAAAGTAGTGACCGATGATTCTCTTTTGGTAAAACACCTTCGCCCTACAGGAATGAACTATTTTGAACATTCTGGAAGAAAGCAGGGTGAAGCTTTTTACAGATTACGATATGGCACTCTTCTAAGTCTTATTGCTTCGGCTAAATTAGCAGCCATGAAGATGAATCCGTTCGCATTTTTACATTATATCTCTGGATATTTCACGGCTAAAAATAAGAAACGACCTTTTCTTGTTTCAGAAGAAGAAGGCCGTTTTATTAGAAAATTACGTTGGGCGAATATCCGAAAGAAATTCGCTTAA
- a CDS encoding ketoacyl-ACP synthase III: MNCKITGTGSYIPNVVTKNADFDQHEFYNLDGSSFPHDNETTIRKFKAITGIEERRYLDENLNTSDIAVIASQKAIESSGIDPETLDYIIVAHNYGDVRSNSIQSDTVPSLATRVKAHLRIKNPKCVGYDLLFGCPGWIEGMIQAQAFIKAGIAKKCLIIGAEALSRVVDKHDRDSMIFSDGAGAVILEASEDASGVLSHESATYSFQEAEYIYFGKSNHTTAPEDIKYIKMHGRKIYEFALVNVPKAMKECLENSGKSIKDLKKVFIHQANEKMDYAIIQRFYKLHGMTPPDDVMPMTIHELGNSSVATVPTLFDLVRRGKIDNQKLEKGDIVMFASVGAGMNINAITYQI, from the coding sequence ATGAATTGCAAAATAACCGGAACGGGGAGCTATATACCAAATGTCGTAACAAAAAATGCTGACTTTGATCAACACGAATTTTATAATCTTGACGGTTCTTCATTTCCTCATGATAATGAAACGACCATTAGAAAATTCAAAGCGATTACTGGAATTGAAGAACGACGCTATTTAGATGAAAATTTAAACACTTCAGATATTGCTGTTATTGCAAGTCAAAAAGCCATTGAAAGCTCTGGTATAGATCCCGAAACCCTGGATTACATTATAGTAGCCCATAATTATGGAGACGTAAGGTCAAATTCCATTCAAAGTGATACGGTTCCCAGTTTAGCTACCCGTGTAAAAGCACATCTAAGAATTAAAAATCCAAAATGCGTAGGCTACGATCTTCTTTTTGGTTGCCCGGGCTGGATTGAAGGAATGATACAGGCACAGGCATTTATTAAAGCAGGAATTGCCAAAAAATGCCTTATTATTGGAGCCGAAGCGCTTTCAAGAGTTGTAGATAAGCATGACAGGGATTCCATGATATTTTCAGACGGTGCTGGAGCAGTGATCCTTGAAGCTTCTGAGGATGCTTCAGGTGTACTTTCCCATGAATCTGCCACCTATTCTTTTCAGGAAGCTGAATATATTTATTTTGGGAAATCCAATCATACCACTGCACCAGAAGATATTAAGTATATCAAAATGCACGGCAGGAAGATTTATGAATTTGCTTTGGTAAACGTTCCTAAAGCGATGAAAGAATGTCTTGAAAACAGCGGGAAATCTATCAAAGATCTAAAGAAGGTATTTATTCATCAGGCTAATGAAAAAATGGATTATGCAATTATCCAGCGTTTCTACAAATTGCATGGCATGACTCCTCCAGATGATGTAATGCCAATGACCATCCATGAACTAGGCAACAGTAGCGTCGCAACGGTGCCTACCCTTTTTGATCTTGTTCGAAGAGGAAAAATTGACAACCAGAAACTTGAAAAAGGTGACATTGTCATGTTCGCAAGTGTGGGTGCAGGGATGAACATCAATGCGATCACTTATCAGATCTAG
- a CDS encoding ABC transporter permease, translated as MTYLHSIGEYFLMLKGVFGRMTKGSVLKNLIFKEINELIMGSLGIVAFLSFFIGAVVAIQTALNLNNPLIPKSLVAFAARQSVILEFAPTFISIIMAGKVGSFITSSIGSMRVTEQIDALEVMGINSKNYLILPKIIAMLTYPFLIAIAMFLGIAGAYFAAVLGGFVTSDQFLTGLQDDFNGFHLTYAFIKTFLFAFILATVPSYHGYYMKGGALEVGEASTTSFVWTSVVLIITNYAVTQLLLS; from the coding sequence ATGACCTACCTGCACTCCATTGGGGAATATTTTTTAATGCTTAAAGGAGTTTTTGGCCGAATGACCAAAGGTTCGGTTCTTAAAAATCTTATTTTTAAAGAAATAAATGAACTCATCATGGGTTCTCTGGGAATCGTTGCGTTCTTGTCGTTCTTTATTGGAGCGGTAGTAGCGATTCAAACTGCATTAAACTTAAACAATCCTCTTATACCCAAGTCTCTTGTAGCATTTGCTGCAAGGCAATCTGTAATTTTAGAATTTGCTCCCACTTTTATATCCATTATCATGGCGGGTAAAGTAGGCTCTTTCATTACTTCCAGTATAGGATCTATGAGAGTTACTGAACAGATTGATGCGCTGGAGGTGATGGGTATCAATTCTAAGAATTACCTTATATTACCTAAGATTATCGCCATGCTAACCTATCCCTTTTTAATTGCTATAGCAATGTTTCTAGGGATCGCAGGGGCCTATTTTGCTGCAGTTCTTGGTGGATTTGTTACTTCAGATCAGTTTTTAACGGGACTTCAGGATGATTTTAATGGCTTTCACCTTACCTATGCTTTTATAAAAACATTTCTTTTTGCGTTTATCCTGGCAACAGTGCCTTCTTATCATGGTTATTATATGAAAGGAGGGGCGCTGGAAGTTGGAGAAGCTTCAACAACCTCTTTTGTATGGACCAGTGTGGTTCTAATTATCACTAATTATGCAGTTACTCAACTATTATTAAGCTAA
- a CDS encoding DUF6770 family protein has translation MKNSKLLVFCFLLTTLCFGQSRTLDNITDFKLRNSGAMLSHEKNVDGYYFFYEIDKKSRKDREFGIQILDKNLNELALKSYVAHKRTQLIDGRYNNEAIMFALLDNSEKQIKLVSFDKNAQKLPDETISLSNREYKLINLYSVSNEYFPLYAIPNKGFIFNKVTDDKKIGYDINFYPTGDSKPWSYSSPEGAKDMFFITPLDVNEEFIVFLEYKKGGLLSRQVDVTTKILNAATGELIIEKKYEEDNPRLITNAFLKNDNHLILMGEYFKPNAKILNDKSEGVFLEELDGNGQSVRESLVNWDENIYPYMQVEERDNSYVFFHDLIQTGDGKFFAIGEKFKKTVSALGVASLALGGGGSATQLTISDAVVFEFKPNFELQEIKTFEKGTSRVLCATDFGSPQLNARALVNYGAFDYTYTQNDPEKNRFYSSFVDYERIKGEKNKNAFKTLIYDYNEISEDKIYLERGDINSSILPAKLGNVLIVEYDKKEKTITAHLEKMNIK, from the coding sequence ATGAAAAATTCAAAACTTCTTGTTTTCTGTTTTCTATTAACTACACTATGTTTTGGCCAGTCAAGAACATTAGACAATATTACCGATTTCAAACTCCGAAATTCTGGAGCAATGCTTAGCCACGAAAAAAATGTGGATGGTTACTACTTCTTTTATGAAATAGATAAAAAGAGCCGAAAAGATCGAGAGTTTGGAATTCAAATTCTGGATAAAAATCTAAATGAACTCGCGCTGAAATCTTATGTTGCCCACAAGAGAACGCAGCTTATTGATGGGAGGTATAATAATGAAGCAATCATGTTCGCTTTACTGGATAATTCAGAAAAGCAGATAAAACTTGTATCCTTTGATAAGAATGCTCAAAAATTGCCTGATGAAACTATTTCTTTAAGCAATAGAGAGTACAAGCTAATCAACCTGTATAGTGTAAGCAATGAATACTTTCCGCTATACGCAATTCCCAATAAAGGCTTTATTTTCAATAAGGTAACTGATGATAAAAAAATTGGCTACGATATAAATTTCTATCCTACGGGAGATTCAAAACCATGGTCATATTCCTCTCCAGAAGGAGCCAAAGACATGTTCTTTATCACCCCGCTAGATGTAAACGAGGAGTTTATTGTTTTTCTTGAATATAAGAAAGGTGGATTATTGTCACGACAGGTGGATGTCACTACAAAAATCCTTAATGCAGCTACAGGAGAACTCATCATAGAGAAAAAATATGAAGAAGATAATCCCAGGTTGATCACTAATGCCTTTTTAAAGAATGATAATCATCTTATTCTAATGGGAGAATATTTTAAACCCAATGCTAAAATTCTGAATGATAAAAGCGAGGGGGTATTTCTTGAAGAACTGGACGGTAATGGACAGAGTGTTCGTGAAAGTCTTGTAAACTGGGATGAGAATATTTATCCGTATATGCAGGTAGAAGAAAGAGATAATAGTTACGTTTTCTTTCATGATCTTATTCAAACCGGCGACGGAAAGTTTTTTGCCATAGGTGAAAAATTCAAAAAAACAGTAAGTGCTCTGGGTGTAGCCTCTCTTGCCCTGGGGGGCGGAGGAAGCGCAACTCAGCTTACTATTTCTGATGCTGTGGTTTTTGAATTTAAACCAAATTTTGAGTTGCAGGAGATCAAAACATTTGAAAAAGGAACTTCAAGGGTTTTATGTGCTACCGACTTTGGCAGCCCGCAATTGAACGCCAGAGCTTTAGTAAATTATGGAGCATTTGATTATACCTACACACAAAATGATCCTGAAAAAAATAGATTTTATAGCTCTTTTGTGGACTACGAAAGGATTAAAGGGGAAAAGAATAAGAATGCTTTTAAAACCCTCATCTATGACTATAATGAGATATCTGAAGATAAAATTTATTTAGAAAGAGGAGATATTAACTCCTCTATTCTACCAGCAAAACTAGGAAATGTTTTAATCGTAGAATATGACAAAAAGGAAAAAACCATCACAGCTCATCTGGAGAAGATGAATATCAAGTAA
- a CDS encoding M48 family metallopeptidase: MAVYAQEVDYRYLKKKDLETGNYLNRITTAKIEGYEGNQDKKVTEYWEKSRDNFIENIEDSLFIYSESIDLRVGDILRKIYRSNPEIDHSDFKFVVRTSPIPNASSYGNGIFAIHNGLFSITDSDDEIAFILCHEIAHYKLKHIDESIETFFRNTESKAAKDQISEIKARRYGQFSMAREFFQDLSFLMRKNSRQAEISADSLGNTYYSKTTYAPQAASEILEKLDFDEGAFFNHPTDLKKYFSFEEYPFKDYWTKKEETNLFSIEKPDNEYSLNEDSLRTHPAVKERANILREHIDQNKPKISTNSAELRSISALISTHVALDRKQFDLALYFLLQQYELGNINAEEFNIQIATLLRKIYELKGSHSIGKYISPENPFSKEEELDKLRRFIVNIEMKNTRKIGYWFCVYNKASLSTTTKGKDLINYFENINAN, translated from the coding sequence ATGGCAGTATATGCCCAGGAAGTAGATTATCGCTATTTAAAGAAAAAAGATCTCGAAACAGGTAACTATCTTAATAGAATCACCACTGCCAAAATAGAGGGATACGAGGGTAATCAGGATAAAAAAGTTACCGAATACTGGGAAAAATCAAGGGATAATTTTATTGAAAATATTGAAGACAGCCTCTTTATTTATAGCGAATCTATAGACCTAAGAGTTGGTGATATTTTAAGGAAAATCTATAGATCTAACCCTGAGATAGATCATTCAGATTTTAAATTTGTCGTTAGAACCTCCCCTATTCCTAATGCCTCTTCTTACGGCAATGGTATTTTTGCCATTCATAACGGTCTTTTTTCTATTACAGATAGCGACGATGAAATTGCCTTTATTTTGTGTCATGAAATTGCGCATTATAAACTAAAACATATTGATGAATCTATTGAAACCTTTTTTCGGAATACAGAGTCTAAGGCAGCTAAAGACCAGATAAGTGAAATTAAAGCGAGGCGATATGGCCAATTTTCTATGGCAAGGGAATTCTTTCAGGATCTGAGTTTCCTTATGAGAAAGAATTCCAGACAAGCTGAAATTTCTGCCGATTCATTAGGAAATACTTATTATTCAAAAACCACTTACGCCCCGCAAGCAGCTTCAGAAATATTGGAAAAACTGGATTTTGATGAAGGCGCATTCTTTAATCACCCAACAGATTTAAAAAAATATTTCTCCTTTGAAGAATATCCGTTTAAAGATTACTGGACAAAAAAAGAGGAAACAAATCTGTTTAGTATTGAAAAGCCAGATAACGAGTATTCTCTAAACGAAGATTCCCTGAGAACTCATCCTGCTGTTAAAGAGCGTGCAAATATCCTAAGAGAACATATCGATCAAAACAAACCTAAAATCAGTACAAATTCTGCTGAGCTTAGATCAATTTCAGCATTAATAAGCACACATGTAGCCTTAGACAGAAAACAATTTGACCTCGCGCTTTATTTCCTACTTCAGCAATATGAGTTGGGAAACATCAATGCCGAAGAGTTTAATATTCAAATAGCCACATTGCTCAGGAAAATTTATGAATTAAAAGGAAGTCATAGCATTGGCAAATACATAAGCCCTGAAAATCCATTTTCCAAGGAAGAAGAATTAGACAAGCTAAGACGCTTTATAGTGAATATAGAAATGAAGAACACCAGAAAAATTGGTTATTGGTTTTGCGTTTACAATAAAGCAAGTTTAAGTACCACCACTAAGGGTAAAGATTTAATCAATTATTTCGAAAATATTAACGCTAACTAA
- the pafA gene encoding alkaline phosphatase PafA, with translation MKRYLLAMFLLLLMSPLKAQIKNEKPKLVVGIVVDQMRYDYLTRFWNQFGEEGFKRLVNNGYNFKNNHFNYVPTYTGPGHASVFTGTTPEYHGIIGNGWFDKFEDRSVYCVSDESVQPVGTESEAGKMSPHRMKSTTFTDENRLHTQMKGKTIGIALKDRGAILPAGHSANAAYWFHGQDEAKWISSNYYMSDLPGWVKEFNNSGKAKAYLKTWNTLRDIKSYTESGVDENNFEFGYQGKEKATFPYDLKTLAAENGNFELIKATPFGNDLTAEFAKAAVEGESLGEDDITDILTLSFSSTDYVGHNFGVNSKEIQDTYLRLDLAIGDFLAYLDKTVGAGEYTVFLTADHGGVDVPAYLKSRKIPSGYFEDVKMNEKIEKFVNEEFKVDSLIQNISNTQVFLDYKVLKEEDLDAHEVQQKIAHYLLQQKNISRVYTREQLQSASFTEGISALIQNGFNQERSGDILFVLDPGYIIYPEKGTTHGSGFMYDTHVPLIFFGKGIKPGSTFEHSVIPDIAPTISALLGISFPDASIGRPLVEMLED, from the coding sequence ATGAAAAGGTATTTATTAGCAATGTTCTTGCTGCTTCTTATGTCGCCCTTAAAAGCGCAGATTAAAAATGAGAAACCGAAGCTCGTGGTTGGAATCGTCGTAGATCAAATGCGGTATGACTATTTAACCCGTTTTTGGAATCAGTTTGGGGAAGAAGGTTTTAAGAGGCTGGTGAATAATGGCTATAATTTTAAGAATAACCATTTTAATTATGTTCCAACGTATACCGGGCCTGGTCATGCTTCAGTTTTTACAGGTACAACGCCGGAATATCACGGAATTATAGGCAACGGCTGGTTTGATAAATTTGAGGATAGATCTGTTTATTGTGTTTCAGACGAATCTGTTCAACCAGTAGGAACCGAAAGTGAAGCAGGGAAGATGTCTCCACACCGAATGAAGTCTACTACTTTTACAGATGAAAACCGCCTTCATACTCAAATGAAGGGGAAGACTATTGGGATTGCTCTAAAGGATCGGGGAGCTATTCTTCCTGCAGGTCATTCTGCAAATGCAGCATATTGGTTTCATGGCCAGGATGAGGCAAAATGGATAAGTAGTAATTATTACATGAGTGATCTTCCTGGCTGGGTAAAGGAATTTAATAATTCTGGGAAGGCGAAGGCCTATTTGAAAACATGGAATACTTTAAGGGATATCAAATCTTATACAGAAAGTGGAGTAGATGAGAATAATTTTGAATTTGGGTACCAGGGGAAAGAAAAGGCTACATTTCCATATGACCTCAAAACACTCGCTGCTGAAAACGGAAATTTTGAGCTAATCAAGGCAACACCTTTTGGGAATGACCTAACTGCTGAATTTGCAAAAGCGGCAGTTGAAGGAGAATCCCTTGGGGAAGATGATATAACAGATATTTTAACGCTTAGTTTTTCCAGTACAGATTATGTGGGACATAACTTTGGGGTGAACTCTAAAGAAATTCAGGATACGTATTTACGATTAGATCTTGCCATTGGTGATTTTCTAGCGTATTTGGATAAGACAGTAGGAGCGGGCGAGTATACCGTTTTTCTAACTGCAGATCATGGTGGAGTAGATGTTCCTGCCTATTTAAAAAGTAGAAAGATCCCTTCGGGATATTTTGAGGACGTAAAAATGAATGAGAAAATAGAAAAATTTGTAAACGAAGAATTTAAAGTTGATAGTCTAATTCAGAATATTTCAAATACACAGGTTTTTCTGGACTATAAGGTATTAAAAGAAGAAGATCTTGATGCACATGAAGTGCAGCAAAAAATTGCTCACTACTTACTTCAGCAGAAAAATATTTCTCGGGTATATACCAGGGAGCAACTTCAATCTGCAAGTTTTACTGAAGGGATTAGCGCGCTGATTCAAAATGGATTTAATCAGGAACGTAGTGGTGATATTCTATTTGTGCTGGATCCCGGGTATATTATTTATCCCGAAAAAGGAACTACTCACGGTTCGGGTTTTATGTATGATACGCATGTGCCATTGATCTTCTTCGGAAAAGGGATCAAACCTGGAAGTACGTTTGAGCATTCGGTAATTCCAGATATCGCTCCGACGATCTCGGCATTATTAGGAATTTCCTTTCCTGATGCTTCCATAGGGCGACCTTTGGTTGAGATGCTGGAAGATTAA
- a CDS encoding methyltransferase domain-containing protein has translation MYENTFPEKRYQKTLEFLKELVPPPARILDLGVKNPFSEIMTQNGYDVSNTSGEDLDDHFDAVKSEEYDLVTAFEIFEHLLAPYNILREIKAKKIIASVPLRLWFSPAYQSKTDKWDRHYHEFEDWQFDWLFEKSGWEIKKTLKWTNPVNKIGIRPVLRKFTPRYYAVYAEKI, from the coding sequence ATGTACGAGAATACTTTTCCTGAAAAGCGTTATCAAAAAACTCTGGAATTTCTAAAAGAACTGGTGCCTCCTCCGGCCAGAATTCTTGATCTGGGCGTAAAAAACCCATTTTCTGAGATCATGACTCAAAATGGTTATGATGTTTCAAATACTTCAGGTGAAGATTTGGACGATCATTTTGATGCTGTAAAAAGTGAGGAATATGATCTGGTTACTGCATTTGAAATTTTTGAGCACCTCCTGGCTCCTTATAATATTCTCCGGGAAATAAAAGCAAAAAAAATTATCGCCAGCGTTCCGCTTAGACTATGGTTTTCTCCGGCATATCAAAGTAAAACCGATAAATGGGACCGGCATTATCATGAATTTGAAGATTGGCAGTTTGACTGGCTATTTGAAAAAAGTGGTTGGGAAATAAAAAAAACTCTCAAATGGACCAATCCCGTAAATAAGATTGGAATAAGACCTGTACTTAGAAAATTCACCCCGCGTTATTATGCGGTTTACGCTGAAAAGATCTGA
- a CDS encoding DUF389 domain-containing protein gives MAEIKNTETESKNSSGENLREDAKEIQKKARTFLSRLLDIREDTDRESTVEAVQKDISFKGHNAWILIFSIFVASIGLNVSSTAVVIGAMLISPLMGPIVGIGMAVAINDVDTLRRSFVNLGIMVGLSVITATIYFFISPVKQETPELIARTYPTILDVLVAIFGGLALIVAKTKKGTIASVILGVAIATALMPPLCTVGYGLATAKWDFALGALYLFSINAVFIALSTFVVSKLLGFPLVKYANSKRRRRTAQIASTVAIIVMIPSVVLFVKLLREQVFQSKATEFIENTVRYSGAETLKFTSDYKDRTIDVYMIGNSIPLATITTWQESLDDVEALKETQLIVHQGNDQSQDINQLSTEVRSGILEDLYVKNQEVLQNKDRRIQLLESELSKYRGDKFSFVNLSKEAKINYENIEEIGYSNLITTNFQKTDTIPTFTVLWNTKISRQELNSQQEKFADWMRVRLDLDTLAIKNIR, from the coding sequence ATGGCAGAAATAAAGAATACAGAAACTGAGTCTAAGAATTCCAGTGGAGAAAATCTTAGGGAGGACGCAAAGGAAATTCAGAAAAAGGCACGTACATTTTTAAGCCGCCTTCTGGATATTCGGGAAGATACTGATAGGGAGTCAACGGTTGAGGCTGTCCAGAAGGATATCTCATTCAAAGGGCATAATGCATGGATTCTAATCTTTTCAATATTTGTAGCATCCATAGGACTTAATGTTAGTAGTACTGCTGTGGTTATTGGCGCGATGCTTATTTCTCCTCTTATGGGTCCCATTGTAGGTATAGGAATGGCAGTAGCTATTAACGATGTAGATACTTTAAGACGCTCTTTTGTCAATCTGGGTATTATGGTGGGCCTAAGTGTAATCACGGCCACTATTTATTTCTTTATTTCACCAGTAAAACAGGAAACTCCTGAATTAATTGCCAGAACATATCCCACAATTTTAGATGTACTGGTCGCTATTTTTGGCGGACTTGCTCTAATTGTGGCTAAAACTAAAAAAGGAACTATAGCAAGTGTTATTCTAGGGGTAGCGATCGCTACAGCACTTATGCCACCGCTTTGTACTGTTGGTTATGGTTTGGCAACTGCAAAATGGGATTTTGCTTTAGGAGCCCTTTATTTGTTTTCGATAAATGCGGTATTTATAGCACTGTCTACTTTTGTTGTTTCAAAATTGTTAGGTTTTCCTTTAGTTAAATATGCTAATAGTAAAAGGCGAAGAAGAACAGCTCAAATAGCTTCTACCGTTGCCATAATTGTAATGATCCCCAGTGTTGTTCTTTTTGTAAAATTGCTCAGGGAGCAGGTTTTCCAGAGTAAGGCGACAGAATTTATTGAAAATACCGTAAGATATTCGGGTGCTGAAACTTTAAAGTTTACAAGTGACTATAAAGACAGAACGATAGATGTATATATGATAGGTAATTCAATTCCTTTAGCAACAATTACTACTTGGCAGGAATCTTTGGATGATGTGGAAGCTTTAAAGGAAACTCAACTTATAGTACATCAGGGTAACGATCAGAGTCAGGATATTAATCAACTCTCCACAGAGGTTAGGAGTGGGATACTTGAAGATCTTTATGTGAAGAACCAGGAAGTTTTGCAAAATAAAGATAGACGAATACAGTTGCTCGAGTCTGAACTCTCTAAGTATAGAGGTGATAAATTTTCTTTTGTTAACTTAAGTAAAGAAGCAAAGATCAATTATGAGAACATCGAGGAAATTGGTTATTCTAATTTAATAACTACCAATTTTCAAAAAACCGATACTATTCCAACTTTTACAGTATTGTGGAATACTAAAATATCCAGGCAGGAGTTAAACTCACAGCAGGAAAAATTTGCAGACTGGATGAGGGTGAGATTAGATCTTGATACGCTTGCGATTAAAAATATTCGCTAA